The Rhodopseudomonas palustris genome window below encodes:
- a CDS encoding nuclear transport factor 2 family protein yields the protein MSDPAVSDLDALRLRKLELVFEAFNRHDGAGVMSAMTDDIVFDAAAGPDACGRRIVGTEAVRAAFEGTFATFPDVSWECTRHAVFGDRGISEWIFRATAKDGSRIEAEGVDLFGFRGELICSKSAFRKDRPALPAKGAA from the coding sequence ATGTCTGATCCTGCTGTGTCCGATCTCGATGCCCTGCGACTGCGCAAGCTGGAACTAGTGTTCGAGGCCTTCAATCGCCACGACGGTGCCGGGGTGATGTCGGCGATGACCGACGACATCGTGTTCGATGCCGCGGCCGGTCCCGACGCCTGCGGCCGCCGCATCGTCGGCACCGAAGCGGTCCGCGCCGCGTTCGAAGGCACCTTCGCGACCTTCCCCGACGTGAGCTGGGAATGCACCCGCCACGCCGTGTTCGGCGATCGCGGCATCTCCGAATGGATTTTTCGCGCGACCGCAAAGGATGGGTCGCGGATCGAGGCCGAGGGCGTCGACCTGTTCGGTTTTCGCGGCGAGCTGATCTGCAGCAAGAGCGCGTTCCGCAAGGACCGGCCGGCGCTGCCCGCCAAGGGAGCCGCGTGA
- a CDS encoding aldehyde dehydrogenase family protein, producing MINIATRIDPAIASEVSDVTTQLHGRHLIGNALVPAVNGATLEVLDPATGAVLGEAPAATTDDVARAVDAASAAFPGWAATPARQRGKLIAEAARNIAAKSGVLAAVLALETGKAIRTECRGEIATAIDIVTMYAGLASELKGETLPFDPQILTYTSREPLGVVAAILPWNVPLVLMMLKIAPALVAGNTVVVKASEEAPFATIEMARLMAELLPAGVLNVICGTGRDCGSALVEHPAVAKVTFTGSQAVGELIYQTAARKIIPVSLELGGKSPMIVYPDADMARVVAGAIAGMRFTRQGQSCTAASRIYVHKTLIDAFVVALQEAVAKLTIGDPLDEATDIGTVISQRQKAKIESYLALGERTAGARVARCGELPRAGHLKDGLFLQPTIVTGLPEDSPLMREEIFGPVVCVQPWDDEDDVIARANDSDFGLAATVWTHDLRTALRAVQRLDAGYVQVNQNLTIQPNLSYGGFKKSGLGKEASLEAMLEHFTKKKTVVIDMR from the coding sequence ATGATCAACATCGCCACCCGCATCGATCCCGCCATCGCGTCCGAGGTCTCGGATGTGACCACCCAATTGCACGGCCGTCATCTGATCGGCAACGCGCTGGTTCCGGCCGTCAATGGCGCCACGCTCGAGGTGCTCGATCCGGCCACCGGCGCGGTGCTGGGCGAAGCGCCTGCCGCGACGACGGACGACGTCGCGCGTGCCGTCGACGCCGCATCGGCGGCGTTTCCGGGCTGGGCGGCGACGCCGGCGCGGCAGCGCGGGAAACTGATCGCCGAGGCCGCGCGAAACATCGCGGCGAAGTCGGGCGTGCTGGCCGCGGTGCTGGCGCTGGAAACCGGCAAGGCAATCCGCACCGAATGCCGCGGCGAGATCGCCACCGCGATCGATATCGTCACGATGTATGCCGGCCTCGCCTCCGAGCTGAAGGGCGAGACGCTGCCGTTCGATCCGCAGATCCTCACCTATACCAGCCGCGAGCCGCTCGGCGTCGTCGCCGCGATCCTGCCGTGGAACGTGCCGCTGGTGCTGATGATGCTGAAGATCGCCCCGGCGCTGGTCGCCGGCAACACGGTCGTGGTCAAGGCATCCGAAGAGGCGCCGTTCGCCACCATCGAGATGGCGCGGCTGATGGCCGAATTGCTGCCGGCCGGCGTGCTCAACGTGATCTGCGGCACCGGCCGCGATTGCGGCTCGGCGCTGGTCGAGCATCCGGCGGTCGCCAAGGTGACGTTCACCGGCTCGCAGGCCGTGGGCGAGCTGATCTACCAGACCGCCGCGCGAAAAATCATTCCGGTCAGCCTCGAGCTCGGCGGCAAGAGCCCGATGATCGTCTATCCGGACGCCGACATGGCGCGGGTCGTCGCCGGCGCGATCGCCGGGATGCGCTTCACCCGGCAGGGCCAGAGCTGCACCGCGGCGAGCCGTATCTATGTGCACAAGACGCTGATCGACGCGTTCGTCGTCGCATTGCAGGAGGCGGTGGCGAAGCTCACGATCGGCGATCCGCTCGACGAGGCGACCGATATCGGCACCGTGATCTCGCAGCGGCAGAAGGCCAAGATCGAATCCTATCTGGCGCTCGGCGAACGCACCGCCGGCGCGCGGGTCGCGCGTTGCGGCGAGCTGCCGCGCGCCGGCCATCTCAAGGATGGCCTGTTCCTGCAGCCGACCATCGTCACCGGCCTGCCGGAGGACAGCCCGCTGATGCGCGAGGAAATCTTCGGCCCGGTGGTCTGCGTGCAGCCGTGGGACGACGAGGACGACGTCATCGCCCGCGCCAATGACAGCGATTTCGGCCTCGCCGCCACGGTGTGGACCCACGACCTGCGCACCGCGCTGCGCGCCGTGCAGCGGCTCGACGCCGGCTACGTCCAGGTCAACCAGAATTTGACGATCCAGCCCAATCTCAGCTACGGCGGGTTCAAGAAATCCGGCCTCGGCAAGGAGGCGTCGCTGGAAGCGATGCTCGAACACTTCACCAAAAAGAAGACCGTCGTCATCGACATGCGGTGA
- a CDS encoding sulfite exporter TauE/SafE family protein codes for MQDLIAAAQASFLGALPTPGVIAATLAAVIAAALLRGFTGFGFALAAVPLLGLFMAPAKAVPIAVVLQLLGGLTDFRRAGRDCHWPSLRWLIVGAVIGSPIGALVLSIAPAPIARIAIAAITAVAVVILSRGFALAEIPSRPATAAVGLAAGLFNGLAAMPGPPAVVYYMSGPFRAAAARASLLVFFLATSITAFASTAAVGLVNGGILWLAALSFPAMLLGTRIGEYGFRRGTEALHRTVSIASLGGVALLSAAKGISELM; via the coding sequence ATGCAGGACCTGATCGCCGCGGCGCAGGCGAGTTTTCTCGGCGCGCTGCCGACGCCGGGCGTGATCGCGGCGACGCTCGCGGCGGTGATCGCCGCTGCATTGCTGCGCGGCTTCACCGGCTTCGGCTTCGCGCTCGCCGCGGTGCCGCTGCTCGGCCTGTTCATGGCGCCGGCGAAAGCGGTGCCGATCGCGGTGGTGCTGCAATTGCTCGGCGGGCTGACGGATTTCCGCCGCGCCGGCCGCGACTGCCACTGGCCGTCGCTGCGCTGGCTGATCGTCGGCGCGGTGATCGGCTCGCCGATCGGCGCGCTGGTGCTCAGCATCGCGCCGGCGCCCATCGCGCGAATTGCGATCGCCGCCATCACCGCCGTCGCCGTGGTGATCCTGAGCCGCGGCTTTGCGCTGGCGGAGATTCCGTCGCGGCCGGCCACAGCCGCGGTCGGACTGGCCGCCGGCCTGTTCAACGGCCTCGCCGCGATGCCGGGGCCGCCGGCGGTGGTGTACTACATGTCGGGTCCGTTCCGCGCGGCTGCTGCGCGCGCGTCGCTGCTGGTGTTCTTTCTGGCGACCTCGATCACGGCCTTCGCCAGCACCGCCGCGGTCGGGCTGGTCAATGGCGGCATTCTCTGGCTGGCGGCGCTGTCGTTCCCGGCGATGCTGCTCGGCACCAGGATCGGCGAATACGGCTTCCGCCGCGGCACCGAGGCGCTGCATCGCACGGTGTCGATTGCGAGCCTCGGCGGCGTCGCCCTGCTCAGCGCCGCCAAGGGCATCAGCGAGCTGATGTAG
- a CDS encoding PLP-dependent aminotransferase family protein, with protein sequence MGKLAQLTYQDAARNGALDRSANASSNAASLGNSDTLFWGALFRGMDRGGSFLQLQIRQIIVTAIEDGRLPLGMRMPSSRDLAAVLKVSRNTVVIAYEQLVDQNFLVSRQRSGYFVAGLSKKIASGAGKPAEAASRDDAHWAARYAVQPSAHRNIVKPADWQAQPYPFIFGQFDPSLFPTNDWRESARAALSVPEINNWARDLIDGDDPALIEQLQLQVLPRRGIHARSDEIMMTIGAQHALYLIATLFINERTRVGIEEPGYPDARNIFRMLTPDVVPLASDAQGLLPDERFQSCALAYVTASHQCPTATVMPLQRRLELLKAAETGDVVLVEDDYEGELMPEAATLPPLKSLDHASNVLYVGSLSKALAPGLRLGYVVAPAPVIRELRALRRLMLRHPPLNNQRVAALFIGLGHYRSHLAQVGRVLLERARMLDRLLPKYLPDCSFSRGPGSTNYWITCPPGTDTTALAREALAQGVVIEPGAVFSMDETASRHCFRLGFSSIRTDRIEVGIERLGQVIARHLNN encoded by the coding sequence TTGGGAAAGCTCGCACAGCTCACTTATCAGGACGCCGCCCGCAACGGCGCGCTTGATCGTTCGGCAAATGCCTCGTCGAATGCCGCATCATTAGGCAATAGCGACACGCTGTTCTGGGGCGCCTTATTCCGCGGAATGGATCGCGGCGGCTCGTTTCTGCAACTGCAGATCCGCCAGATCATCGTCACCGCGATCGAGGATGGCCGGCTGCCGCTCGGGATGCGGATGCCGTCGAGCCGCGATCTCGCCGCGGTGCTCAAGGTGTCGCGCAACACCGTGGTGATCGCCTACGAGCAACTTGTCGACCAGAACTTCCTGGTGTCGCGGCAGCGCAGCGGCTACTTCGTCGCCGGCCTGTCGAAGAAGATCGCATCCGGCGCCGGCAAGCCCGCCGAAGCGGCGAGCCGCGACGATGCGCATTGGGCCGCGCGCTACGCGGTGCAGCCGTCTGCGCACCGCAACATCGTCAAGCCCGCCGACTGGCAGGCGCAGCCCTACCCTTTCATCTTCGGCCAGTTCGATCCCAGCCTGTTTCCGACCAACGACTGGCGTGAATCCGCGCGCGCCGCGTTGAGCGTTCCCGAAATCAACAACTGGGCGCGCGACCTGATCGACGGCGACGATCCGGCGCTGATCGAACAGTTGCAGCTCCAGGTGCTGCCGCGACGCGGCATCCACGCGCGCTCCGACGAGATCATGATGACGATCGGCGCGCAGCACGCGCTGTATCTGATCGCGACGCTGTTCATCAACGAGCGCACCCGCGTCGGCATCGAGGAGCCGGGCTATCCCGACGCGCGCAATATCTTCCGGATGCTGACGCCCGACGTCGTGCCGCTCGCCTCCGACGCCCAGGGGCTGCTGCCGGACGAGCGTTTTCAAAGCTGCGCGCTGGCCTATGTCACCGCCAGCCATCAATGCCCGACCGCGACGGTGATGCCGCTGCAGCGGCGGCTTGAGCTACTCAAGGCCGCCGAGACCGGCGACGTCGTGCTGGTCGAGGACGATTACGAGGGCGAACTGATGCCGGAGGCGGCGACGCTGCCGCCGCTGAAGAGCCTCGATCACGCCAGCAACGTGCTTTATGTCGGCAGCCTGTCGAAGGCGCTGGCGCCCGGCCTGCGGCTCGGCTACGTCGTGGCGCCGGCGCCGGTGATCCGCGAATTGCGGGCGCTGCGGCGGCTGATGCTGCGCCACCCGCCGCTGAACAACCAGCGCGTCGCCGCGCTGTTCATCGGCCTCGGGCACTATCGCTCGCACCTCGCCCAGGTCGGCCGCGTGCTGCTGGAGCGCGCCAGGATGCTCGACCGGCTGCTGCCGAAATATCTGCCGGACTGCAGCTTCTCGCGCGGACCGGGCAGCACCAATTACTGGATCACCTGTCCGCCGGGCACCGACACCACCGCGCTGGCGCGGGAAGCGCTGGCGCAGGGCGTGGTGATCGAGCCGGGCGCGGTGTTCTCGATGGACGAGACCGCCAGCCGGCATTGCTTCCGGCTCGGCTTCTCCTCGATCCGCACCGACCGCATCGAGGTCGGCATCGAGCGGCTCGGCCAGGTGATCGCGCGGCATCTGAACAATTAA
- a CDS encoding amidohydrolase, with the protein MNHDTVVYSARSIITMNPSRPTATHVAVRDGRIVATGTADELCAGGARLDDRFADKVLMPGFVEGHSHIMEGLMWQLPYIGAFDRRSPEGRIVAGVADIDAIVARLQQAEAQLQEPNAPLFAWGFDPLHIGGKMLTRHDLDRVSTTRPVIVVHASFHINNVNTTTLERAELLHATNISGVVAGADGLASGELQGIPARMRLFRSLGNNPQTGNITAADVARYAASCCVQGVTTVTDLHNDMSDQTVDVYRTATEAADFGMRLVPALAAVSHTPEQGVAKIAALREGGNDKLHYGIVKLVVDGSIQGFTARLRWPGYHNGAANGLWYIAPEELPRIVGAYHRAGIQLHIHTNGDEATELALDAIEAAQIETPRPDHRHTLQHCQMADAAQFRRMKALGVCANLFANHVYYWGDSHYELTMGPERAARLDATGTAQRIGVPFAIHSDAPVTPLAPLFTAWCAVNRVTSGGRVLGRDTEALTVEQALAAITIGAAYTLKMDHLVGSIETGKFADFVVLEDHPLEVAPERLKDIAIWGTVVGGVVREAPRA; encoded by the coding sequence GTGAACCACGATACCGTCGTCTATTCGGCCCGTAGCATCATCACGATGAACCCGTCGCGTCCGACTGCTACGCATGTTGCGGTGCGAGACGGCCGGATCGTCGCGACCGGCACGGCGGACGAACTGTGTGCCGGCGGTGCGCGGCTCGACGATCGCTTCGCCGACAAGGTGCTGATGCCGGGCTTCGTCGAGGGCCACAGCCACATCATGGAAGGCCTGATGTGGCAGCTTCCCTATATCGGCGCGTTCGACCGCCGCTCGCCGGAAGGCCGCATCGTGGCCGGCGTCGCCGATATCGACGCCATCGTGGCGCGGCTGCAGCAGGCCGAAGCTCAATTGCAGGAGCCGAACGCGCCGCTGTTCGCGTGGGGCTTCGATCCGCTGCATATCGGCGGCAAGATGCTGACGCGGCACGATCTCGACCGGGTCTCGACGACGCGGCCGGTGATCGTTGTCCACGCCTCGTTCCACATCAACAACGTCAACACCACGACGCTGGAACGCGCCGAACTGCTGCACGCCACCAACATTTCCGGCGTCGTCGCCGGCGCCGACGGTCTCGCCAGCGGCGAACTGCAGGGCATCCCGGCGCGGATGCGGCTGTTTCGTTCGCTCGGCAACAATCCGCAGACCGGCAACATCACCGCCGCAGACGTCGCGCGCTACGCGGCCTCGTGCTGCGTGCAGGGCGTCACCACGGTCACCGATCTGCACAACGACATGTCCGACCAGACCGTCGATGTGTATCGCACCGCGACCGAAGCCGCGGATTTCGGGATGCGATTAGTTCCGGCGCTGGCGGCGGTGTCGCACACGCCGGAGCAGGGCGTCGCCAAGATCGCGGCGCTGCGCGAAGGCGGCAACGACAAACTGCATTACGGCATCGTCAAGCTGGTGGTCGACGGCTCGATCCAGGGCTTCACCGCGCGGCTGCGCTGGCCCGGCTATCACAACGGCGCCGCCAACGGGCTGTGGTACATCGCGCCCGAGGAACTGCCGCGGATCGTCGGCGCGTATCACCGCGCCGGCATCCAGCTCCACATCCACACCAATGGCGACGAAGCCACCGAGCTCGCGCTCGACGCCATCGAGGCGGCGCAGATCGAAACGCCGCGGCCGGACCATCGCCACACGCTGCAGCACTGCCAGATGGCCGACGCCGCGCAATTCCGGCGGATGAAGGCGCTCGGCGTCTGCGCCAATTTGTTCGCCAACCACGTCTACTACTGGGGCGACTCGCATTACGAACTGACGATGGGCCCGGAGCGCGCCGCGCGGCTGGATGCCACCGGCACGGCGCAGCGCATCGGCGTGCCGTTCGCGATCCATTCGGACGCGCCGGTGACGCCGCTGGCGCCGCTGTTCACGGCGTGGTGCGCGGTCAATCGCGTCACTTCCGGTGGTCGCGTGCTCGGCCGCGACACCGAGGCGCTGACCGTGGAGCAGGCGCTCGCGGCGATCACCATCGGGGCGGCCTATACGCTGAAGATGGATCATCTGGTCGGCAGCATCGAGACCGGCAAGTTCGCCGATTTCGTCGTGCTCGAAGACCACCCTTTGGAAGTGGCGCCGGAGCGGTTGAAGGATATCGCGATCTGGGGCACCGTGGTGGGCGGCGTCGTCCGGGAGGCGCCCCGGGCATGA
- a CDS encoding GTP-binding protein: protein MTRPSATTPVTVIGGFLGAGKTTFVNHLLATGSPRTAVLVNDFGEINVDATLIASHDGSTMTLTNGCICCSIGTGFIDTMCKVLDAEVPFERIVIEASGVGDPWKIAEIALIEPSLRLDRVVVLADASRIAQLIDDVRVGDTVRGQFAQCDVVLLNKSDLVDADALAAARAALLALKPGLRIIDTSRGSLPTLASLDAGAAMSAFRADSPDAAPSDHGAAFRSWAYRRDGAFDRDRIAGALAALPPELLRLKGSCRLDGEAGAKVFQMVDRAWSLTPPAPDQPESPGIVLVGVGTSDLPEPAVLDAILDRALAAGASS, encoded by the coding sequence ATGACGAGACCGTCCGCGACCACTCCAGTCACAGTGATCGGCGGCTTTCTCGGCGCTGGCAAAACCACATTCGTCAATCATCTGCTCGCCACCGGCAGCCCGCGCACCGCGGTGCTGGTCAATGATTTCGGCGAGATCAACGTCGACGCGACGCTGATTGCGAGCCACGACGGCAGCACGATGACGCTGACCAACGGCTGCATCTGCTGCAGCATCGGCACCGGCTTCATCGACACGATGTGCAAGGTGCTCGACGCCGAGGTGCCGTTCGAGCGCATCGTGATCGAGGCCTCGGGCGTCGGCGATCCGTGGAAGATCGCCGAGATCGCGCTGATCGAGCCGAGCTTGCGGCTCGACCGCGTCGTCGTCTTGGCCGATGCCAGCCGGATCGCGCAACTGATCGACGATGTTCGTGTCGGCGACACCGTGCGCGGCCAGTTCGCGCAGTGCGACGTCGTGCTGCTGAACAAGAGCGATCTGGTCGACGCCGACGCGCTCGCCGCGGCGCGCGCCGCGCTGCTGGCGCTGAAGCCCGGCCTGCGCATCATCGACACGTCGCGTGGATCATTGCCGACGCTGGCGTCGCTCGACGCGGGCGCTGCCATGTCGGCGTTTCGCGCCGACTCGCCCGACGCTGCGCCCAGCGACCACGGCGCCGCGTTCCGGAGCTGGGCCTATCGCCGCGACGGCGCGTTCGATCGCGACCGGATCGCCGGCGCGTTGGCGGCGCTGCCGCCCGAACTGCTGCGGCTGAAGGGCTCGTGCCGGCTCGACGGCGAGGCCGGCGCGAAGGTGTTTCAGATGGTCGACCGGGCATGGTCGCTGACGCCGCCCGCGCCGGACCAGCCGGAATCGCCGGGCATCGTGCTGGTCGGCGTCGGCACCAGCGATCTGCCGGAGCCGGCGGTGCTCGACGCGATTCTCGATCGCGCGCTCGCGGCCGGAGCTTCGTCATGA